The Eubacteriales bacterium genome window below encodes:
- the pth gene encoding aminoacyl-tRNA hydrolase: protein MSFRRVFGFSKLHKRPASDLKSNLKNAQYYIFGLGNIGSKYRHTRHNAGFDIIDIILKKYPSASLFKLKGELFSCEINGKNIALIKPQTFMNSSGECVLEVVKAYKVPLNKIIVISDDVDLSVGKIRIRQRGSAGTHNGLRSIVDYLDSEDFARVRVGIGKPNGDMIEHVLGRFDEKERNDVLSGYENASDAVISIITEGVDRAQQLFN from the coding sequence ATGTCCTTCAGGAGGGTATTTGGATTTTCTAAATTACATAAAAGACCTGCCTCAGATTTAAAGAGCAATCTAAAAAATGCGCAATATTATATTTTCGGTCTTGGCAATATAGGATCAAAATATAGGCATACAAGACATAATGCAGGATTTGACATAATAGATATTATATTGAAAAAATATCCATCCGCCTCGCTTTTTAAGTTAAAAGGCGAACTTTTTTCGTGCGAAATAAACGGCAAGAATATAGCTTTAATAAAGCCGCAGACATTTATGAATTCAAGCGGAGAATGTGTTTTGGAAGTTGTTAAGGCATATAAAGTACCTTTAAATAAGATAATAGTAATAAGTGACGATGTAGATTTGTCGGTTGGGAAAATCAGGATAAGGCAGCGCGGAAGCGCAGGTACGCATAACGGGCTTAGGTCTATTGTAGATTATTTGGACAGTGAAGATTTTGCGCGAGTGCGCGTTGGCATTGGAAAACCTAACGGAGATATGATAGAACACGTCCTTGGAAGATTTGATGAAAAAGAAAGAAATGATGTTTTAAGCGGATACGAAAATGCGTCAGATGCAGTCATTTCTATAATAACTGAGGGGGTAGACAGAGCACAGCAGCTTTTTAATTAG
- a CDS encoding HAD family hydrolase: MKKAILFDLDGTLLPLDMDIFIKKYYELIKKSMVLEEAGIDIKTFNDAVWHMFKERHPDKTNEQAFNDKLEELAQVKRDIFEPVFDSFYERYYDEVKQVTRKEDICREAVDIAKSKNYKLILATNPVFPKNVTIKRINWAGFSPEEFDYISYIDNTHFSKPDLDYYSEILDKNNLLPKECIMIGNSTKEDMCAAKLGMDVFIITEHLVGNKEEVAECPSGGYLDFLNYIKDLPQI, translated from the coding sequence ATGAAGAAGGCAATACTTTTTGATCTGGATGGTACACTTTTGCCTCTTGACATGGATATTTTTATTAAAAAATATTATGAGCTAATTAAAAAGAGTATGGTTTTGGAAGAGGCGGGGATAGACATAAAGACCTTTAACGATGCCGTTTGGCATATGTTTAAAGAGAGGCACCCAGATAAAACCAATGAACAGGCTTTCAATGATAAGCTAGAAGAGCTGGCCCAAGTAAAAAGAGATATCTTTGAGCCGGTTTTTGATTCCTTTTACGAACGTTATTACGACGAAGTCAAACAAGTAACGCGAAAAGAGGATATATGCAGGGAAGCTGTAGACATAGCTAAATCTAAAAACTACAAGCTTATTTTAGCGACTAACCCAGTTTTCCCAAAAAACGTAACGATAAAACGCATTAACTGGGCTGGTTTTTCACCGGAAGAATTCGATTATATTTCGTATATAGATAATACACATTTTTCAAAGCCGGATTTAGATTATTATTCTGAGATTTTGGATAAAAATAACCTTTTGCCGAAAGAATGTATCATGATAGGCAACAGTACAAAAGAGGATATGTGTGCGGCTAAACTTGGAATGGATGTGTTTATAATAACAGAGCACTTAGTAGGCAATAAAGAGGAGGTAGCAGAATGTCCTTCAGGAGGGTATTTGGATTTTCTAAATTACATAAAAGACCTGCCTCAGATTTAA
- the glmU gene encoding bifunctional UDP-N-acetylglucosamine diphosphorylase/glucosamine-1-phosphate N-acetyltransferase GlmU encodes MSDSDIITVILAAGEGTRMKSSKPKVMFSALNKPLLGWVKDAVFEAVNGEIIAVVGKGVDEVKAYFKDDIKYAHQSERLGSGHAVMCASSLFEGKGGYILILAGDSPLITPKTIKELIDKTRNENYDACLLSAAFEDATGYGRIVKDKNGLVEKIVEHKDATEEQLNIKEINASVYCVKEELLSQCLKQIRPVNAQGEYYLTDIVELLYKQGKKVASMQVKDTAECMGVNTRVQLAQVSEVLRMRVLEKLMLNGVTIIDPKNTYIDADVKIGTDSIIYPNVTLEGNTVIGEGTILYPGSRIADSKIGSNTKIQNSVILESLVGDNTIVGPFAYLRPESNIGNNCRVGDFVEVKNAYIADGAKVSHLTYVGDGEIGEKTNVGCGVVFVNYDGSKKCRTHVGKNCFIGCNVNLIAPVSIGDGSYIAAGSTVTSDVPENSLCIARSRQTIKQDWDGIVKKEK; translated from the coding sequence GTGAGCGATAGCGATATTATAACAGTCATACTAGCGGCTGGAGAAGGTACACGAATGAAATCATCAAAGCCAAAGGTCATGTTTAGTGCACTTAATAAGCCGCTTTTAGGATGGGTAAAGGATGCGGTTTTCGAAGCGGTAAACGGTGAAATCATAGCCGTTGTCGGAAAAGGGGTAGATGAAGTCAAGGCTTATTTCAAAGATGACATTAAGTATGCACATCAAAGCGAACGTCTAGGATCCGGCCATGCAGTTATGTGCGCTTCATCGCTTTTTGAAGGCAAAGGCGGTTACATACTTATTTTAGCAGGAGATTCTCCTCTTATTACACCCAAAACAATTAAAGAGCTAATAGACAAGACGAGAAACGAAAATTACGATGCGTGTCTTTTGTCTGCAGCATTTGAAGATGCAACGGGATATGGGAGAATAGTTAAGGACAAAAACGGATTAGTTGAAAAAATAGTTGAACATAAAGATGCAACAGAAGAGCAGCTTAACATAAAAGAGATAAACGCTTCTGTTTACTGTGTAAAAGAAGAACTTTTATCGCAATGTTTAAAACAGATAAGGCCGGTAAATGCTCAGGGCGAATATTATCTGACAGACATAGTAGAGTTGCTTTATAAGCAGGGCAAAAAAGTTGCGAGTATGCAAGTAAAAGATACTGCAGAATGCATGGGTGTTAATACGCGTGTACAGCTTGCCCAAGTAAGTGAAGTTTTAAGGATGCGTGTTTTAGAAAAACTCATGCTTAACGGGGTAACTATAATTGACCCTAAAAATACGTATATAGATGCAGATGTTAAAATAGGTACTGACAGTATAATATATCCAAATGTGACTTTGGAAGGCAACACAGTCATAGGTGAGGGAACGATACTTTACCCGGGTAGCCGGATAGCAGATTCTAAAATAGGTTCTAATACTAAGATACAAAATTCAGTTATACTTGAAAGCTTGGTTGGGGATAACACGATAGTCGGTCCTTTCGCATATTTAAGGCCGGAATCTAATATCGGGAATAACTGCCGCGTGGGCGATTTTGTAGAGGTTAAGAATGCATATATTGCAGACGGAGCCAAGGTTTCTCATTTAACTTATGTAGGAGACGGAGAAATCGGAGAAAAAACCAATGTGGGATGTGGCGTTGTATTTGTCAATTATGACGGGTCTAAAAAATGCAGGACACATGTAGGCAAAAACTGCTTTATAGGATGTAATGTCAATTTAATAGCGCCGGTTTCAATCGGGGACGGTTCTTATATAGCTGCTGGCAGCACCGTGACCAGTGATGTGCCGGAAAACAGCCTTTGCATAGCACGCTCCCGCCAAACGATAAAACAGGATTGGGACGGTATAGTTAAGAAGGAAAAATAA
- the spoVG gene encoding septation regulator SpoVG, protein MKITDIRIRKVGIAGKMKAIVSVTFDDMFVVHDIKVIEGQNGNFIAMPSRKTPTGEYKDIAHPINSEVREQLHTAILEKYESMSDDNVETNE, encoded by the coding sequence ATGAAAATCACAGATATTCGCATTAGGAAAGTTGGCATAGCCGGAAAGATGAAAGCAATAGTTTCGGTTACCTTCGACGACATGTTTGTAGTACACGACATCAAAGTAATCGAAGGACAAAACGGCAATTTTATTGCAATGCCTAGCAGAAAGACGCCTACTGGTGAATATAAGGATATAGCGCATCCTATTAATTCAGAAGTACGTGAACAACTGCACACCGCTATACTTGAAAAGTATGAGAGCATGTCTGACGACAATGTAGAGACAAACGAGTAA
- the purR gene encoding pur operon repressor, with protein MDKLTRKERIVFLTTEFIKNAGRVYSLSEFCQLFSCAKSTLSEDLQIIKNAFSKGGQGELLIKPGKNGGVKYMPFMNMDFEKEFLENTAKVFCDKNRILPGGFIYITDVLLNTDTLKPIGEILASRFRHLHIDYIVTAETNGISVALSVAQVLKKPVVIARRLSKIIEGSIVTINYLSGTTRKLQTISIAKRAMLPKKKALIIDDFIAGGGTVRAISDMVNEFDVSVEGIGCVISTMYPEKKKVKGFESLFTLYEVDEENQIIRLLPNIHENSTLGK; from the coding sequence ATGGATAAGTTAACGAGAAAAGAACGGATTGTGTTTTTGACTACAGAATTTATAAAAAATGCAGGACGGGTTTATTCTCTAAGTGAATTTTGCCAATTATTTTCTTGTGCTAAATCTACTTTAAGCGAAGACCTTCAAATAATTAAAAACGCATTTTCAAAAGGCGGACAAGGCGAATTGTTAATCAAGCCGGGCAAAAATGGCGGCGTTAAGTATATGCCGTTCATGAATATGGATTTTGAAAAAGAATTTTTGGAAAATACTGCTAAGGTCTTCTGCGATAAAAACCGCATACTTCCAGGCGGGTTCATCTATATTACAGATGTATTGCTAAATACAGATACACTAAAGCCTATTGGTGAAATATTGGCTTCCCGTTTTAGACATTTACATATAGATTATATTGTAACGGCAGAGACAAACGGGATCTCTGTTGCGCTTTCCGTCGCACAAGTATTGAAAAAGCCTGTGGTAATAGCCAGAAGGTTAAGCAAGATAATAGAGGGTTCTATAGTTACGATAAATTATTTAAGCGGAACAACGAGAAAATTGCAAACTATCTCGATAGCTAAAAGGGCTATGCTGCCAAAGAAAAAGGCATTGATTATAGATGACTTTATAGCCGGCGGAGGGACAGTAAGGGCCATCAGTGATATGGTGAATGAATTCGATGTAAGCGTTGAGGGCATAGGCTGTGTAATATCGACTATGTACCCTGAAAAGAAGAAAGTAAAAGGATTTGAGTCTCTTTTTACATTGTATGAGGTTGATGAGGAGAACCAAATTATTCGACTTTTGCCAAATATACATGAAAATAGCACTTTAGGAAAGTAA
- the murC gene encoding UDP-N-acetylmuramate--L-alanine ligase — protein sequence MSNNKLLNLPTKRVHFIGIGGCSMSGLALILHNMGFHVTGSDISESSYTKLLSNAGINFKIGHSPDNVDGVDLVVYTAAVKPDNCEYMRAEEKNIPLMKRSTLLGHISELYKTVIGISGCHGKTTITSMLAIILSYCNIDATVHVGGLVKQLNGGIKIGNSDIFLTEACEYVQSFLKLKPSHVLINNIDDDHLDCYRDIDHIYQTFKQFALKVDETGIVFGCGDEPMVVKLLGELTAPNITYGLKESNDYYAKNITFDKMGNVSYDLFIKGAFSGKVILNIPGTYNVVNSLAAISVAHELFNLSIEQIAASLLTYTLTKRRFEVLGVRNGVTVIHDYAHHPTEIKVCIDACRNYPKKKLFVVFQCHLFSRAKTLKDKYATAFVGADIVLVPDICGAREKDDGTIHATDLVKAISENTPAIYLKCFDEINEYIKKHAKSGDVVLTLGPGNVNKLSLKLLQ from the coding sequence ATGTCAAACAACAAACTATTAAATCTGCCGACAAAACGCGTCCACTTCATAGGTATAGGCGGGTGCAGCATGTCTGGTTTGGCTCTTATTTTACATAATATGGGGTTTCATGTAACTGGATCCGACATAAGTGAATCATCTTATACCAAGCTTCTCTCAAATGCAGGTATAAATTTTAAAATAGGCCATTCTCCTGATAATGTTGATGGAGTTGACTTGGTTGTTTATACTGCTGCCGTTAAACCCGATAATTGTGAATATATGCGTGCCGAAGAAAAAAACATACCATTGATGAAAAGATCTACTCTTTTAGGCCATATAAGCGAGCTTTATAAGACTGTTATCGGTATATCCGGCTGCCATGGTAAAACCACTATAACGTCTATGCTGGCGATAATATTATCTTATTGCAATATAGATGCAACAGTCCATGTCGGCGGCCTTGTCAAGCAATTAAACGGGGGCATCAAAATAGGAAACTCGGATATCTTTTTAACCGAGGCCTGCGAGTATGTCCAGAGCTTCTTGAAATTAAAGCCATCCCATGTTTTGATAAACAATATAGACGATGACCACCTTGATTGTTATAGGGATATTGACCATATCTACCAGACATTCAAACAATTTGCCTTAAAAGTAGATGAAACTGGCATAGTGTTCGGCTGTGGCGATGAACCTATGGTAGTAAAGCTTTTAGGTGAGTTGACAGCACCGAATATAACATATGGATTAAAAGAATCTAACGATTATTACGCAAAAAATATCACTTTTGATAAAATGGGTAATGTAAGTTACGATCTGTTTATTAAAGGGGCTTTTTCTGGGAAAGTAATATTGAACATCCCCGGTACTTATAACGTAGTCAATTCACTTGCAGCTATATCGGTTGCACATGAATTGTTTAACTTAAGCATAGAACAAATAGCGGCTTCACTTTTGACCTACACCCTTACCAAACGCCGGTTTGAGGTGCTGGGCGTAAGAAACGGCGTCACCGTAATCCACGATTATGCACACCATCCTACAGAAATAAAAGTGTGTATAGATGCATGCCGGAATTATCCTAAAAAGAAACTGTTCGTCGTATTCCAGTGTCACTTGTTTTCACGCGCTAAGACATTAAAAGATAAATATGCAACCGCATTTGTCGGTGCCGACATAGTCCTAGTGCCAGATATCTGCGGTGCCCGTGAAAAGGACGACGGGACTATTCATGCAACGGATTTAGTTAAGGCAATATCTGAAAATACACCTGCGATATATCTAAAATGCTTTGACGAAATAAACGAATACATTAAAAAGCATGCTAAAAGCGGAGACGTAGTTCTGACGTTAGGGCCAGGTAATGTAAATAAATTGTCTTTAAAATTATTACAATAA
- a CDS encoding ribose-phosphate diphosphokinase: MLSKDGDIKIFAGSSGLSFAQKMCKYIGAKIGDSEVITFSDGNIFIRIKETVRDKDVYLVQPIGMNPNDEFVEILFWMDAFKRASCNSVTAIIPYFGYAKGDKKDEPRVSIRARICADCIEVAGADRVITMDLHSVQVQGFFKKPVDHLYAMPILCEYVRSMDIMDNLVVVSPDAGYAKSARKFADYLNTPVAIGDKTRVAHDENAKILDIIGDVKGKNCLIVDDFSISGGTLIDLSKRLKQLGAKRIIACLSHMILREKGVKAIEESPIEHVIGTDTVDNPWILKSKKISIVSVAPLFAETVMRVHNRESVSPLFSSLPVRIKDSICTKGEK; this comes from the coding sequence ATGTTATCAAAAGATGGTGATATCAAGATTTTTGCCGGATCCTCGGGGTTGTCTTTTGCACAAAAGATGTGCAAATATATCGGGGCAAAAATCGGGGATTCGGAAGTAATTACATTTTCAGATGGAAACATATTTATAAGAATCAAGGAAACAGTAAGAGATAAAGACGTATATTTAGTACAGCCAATCGGTATGAACCCAAATGATGAATTTGTAGAAATATTGTTCTGGATGGACGCATTTAAGCGCGCAAGTTGTAATTCGGTTACTGCGATTATACCATATTTCGGTTATGCTAAAGGAGATAAAAAAGACGAACCGAGGGTTTCTATCAGGGCACGCATATGTGCAGACTGCATCGAGGTCGCAGGAGCAGACAGGGTTATAACCATGGATCTTCACAGCGTGCAAGTTCAAGGATTTTTTAAAAAGCCAGTAGACCACTTATATGCTATGCCAATACTTTGTGAGTATGTACGTAGCATGGATATCATGGATAATTTAGTTGTCGTATCACCGGATGCAGGGTATGCTAAATCGGCAAGAAAATTTGCAGACTATTTAAATACACCCGTTGCAATAGGGGATAAAACCAGGGTCGCACATGACGAAAATGCAAAAATTTTAGATATCATCGGAGATGTTAAAGGCAAGAACTGTCTCATAGTCGATGATTTTTCAATTTCAGGCGGAACTTTGATAGACCTGTCAAAACGTTTAAAACAGCTTGGCGCAAAGCGTATTATCGCATGCCTTTCACATATGATTTTACGGGAAAAAGGTGTTAAAGCGATAGAAGAAAGCCCTATAGAACATGTAATAGGTACGGATACAGTCGATAATCCGTGGATACTTAAGAGCAAGAAGATTTCTATAGTTTCGGTGGCGCCGCTTTTCGCAGAAACAGTTATGCGCGTTCATAACCGTGAGTCTGTAAGCCCTTTGTTTTCATCGCTTCCAGTACGTATTAAGGATTCTATATGTACTAAAGGGGAAAAATAA
- a CDS encoding PHP domain-containing protein — MIWDLHIHTSMSDGTMAPREVVNYANKKGVGTLAITDHDCISGVADAKDEGEKCGIRVIPGIELSIETSREIHILGYNIDFKNDELNNSLLNLQQSREGRVKKIVDKLKLKGINISLDDIYGYSMGKSVGRLHIAKVLKDKGYADSIDDAFNKYLKVGALAYVPRQRLTSKQAIDMIKSSGGFACLAHPLLFGSGIRRLVKNLTEMGITAIEAYYPSHNKQMTEFYVSLAKKSGLFVTCGSDFHGVNRVGFDIGSTYKEDNYLLKSLDELFEKS; from the coding sequence ATGATTTGGGATTTACATATTCATACAAGTATGTCTGATGGAACGATGGCACCTAGGGAAGTAGTAAATTATGCTAATAAAAAGGGAGTGGGAACGCTTGCCATAACAGACCACGATTGTATAAGCGGGGTAGCCGATGCCAAAGACGAGGGGGAAAAGTGCGGAATTAGAGTTATCCCCGGAATCGAGCTAAGTATTGAGACTTCGCGTGAGATACATATATTAGGCTATAATATAGATTTTAAAAATGATGAGTTAAACAATAGTTTATTAAATCTTCAGCAGTCCCGCGAAGGGCGTGTTAAAAAAATAGTTGATAAACTTAAGTTAAAAGGTATTAATATCAGTTTAGATGATATATACGGGTATTCTATGGGCAAGTCTGTTGGGAGGCTGCATATAGCAAAAGTACTTAAGGACAAGGGCTACGCGGATAGTATTGATGATGCTTTTAATAAGTACTTAAAGGTAGGGGCTTTAGCTTATGTGCCAAGGCAGAGGCTAACATCTAAACAGGCTATAGATATGATAAAATCATCCGGCGGTTTTGCATGCCTTGCACATCCGTTATTGTTCGGAAGCGGAATAAGAAGGCTTGTAAAAAACTTAACCGAAATGGGAATAACTGCAATTGAAGCATATTATCCTTCTCATAATAAGCAAATGACGGAGTTTTATGTTTCGCTGGCTAAAAAAAGCGGGCTTTTTGTTACATGCGGCAGTGATTTTCACGGAGTTAACCGGGTGGGATTTGACATTGGATCGACTTACAAAGAAGACAATTATTTGCTTAAAAGCTTAGATGAGCTTTTTGAAAAATCATAA